The Piliocolobus tephrosceles isolate RC106 chromosome 3, ASM277652v3, whole genome shotgun sequence genome has a window encoding:
- the DRD5 gene encoding D(1B) dopamine receptor, producing MLPPGSNGTAYPGQFALHQQLAQGNTVGGSAGAPPLGPAQVVTACLLTLLIIWTLLGNVLVCAAIVRSRPLRAKMTNVFIVSLAVSDLFVALLVMPWKAVAEVAGYWPFGAFCDVWVAFDIMCSTASILNLCVISVDRYWAISRPFRYQRKMTQRMALVIVGLAWTLSILISFIPVQLNWHRDQTGSWGGLDLTNNLANWTPWEEDVWEPDVRAENCDSSLNRTYAISSSLVSFYIPVAIMIVTYTRIYRIAQVQIRRISSLERAAEHAQSCRSSAACAPDTSLRASIKKETKVFKTLSVIMGVFVCCWLPFFILNCMVPFCSGHPEGPPAGFPCVSETTFDVFVWFGWANSSLNPIIYAFNADFRKVFAQLLGCSHVCSRTPVKTVNISNELISYNQDTVFHKEIAAAYIHMMPNAVTPGDPEVDNDEEEEGPFDRMSQIYQTSPDGDPVAESIWELDCEGEISLGKITPFTPNGFH from the coding sequence ATGCTGCCGCCAGGGAGCAACGGCACTGCGTACCCGGGGCAGTTCGCGCTGCACCAGCAGCTGGCGCAGGGGAACACCGTGGGGGGCTCGGCGGGGGCACCGCCACTGGGGCCCGCACAGGTGGTCACCGCCTGCTTGCTGACCCTACTCATCATCTGGACGCTGCTGGGCAACGTGTTGGTGTGCGCGGCCATCGTGCGGAGCCGCCCCCTGCGCGCCAAGATGACCAACGTCTTCATCGTGTCTCTGGCCGTGTCAGACCTCTTCGTGGCGCTGCTGGTCATGCCCTGGAAGGCAGTCGCCGAGGTGGCCGGTTACTGGCCCTTTGGAGCGTTCTGCGACGTCTGGGTGGCCTTCGACATCATGTGCTCCACAGCCTCCATCCTGAACCTGTGCGTCATCAGCGTGGACCGCTACTGGGCCATCTCTAGGCCCTTCCGCTACCAGCGCAAGATGACCCAGCGCATGGCCTTGGTCATTGTCGGCCTGGCCTGGACCTTGTCCATCCTCATCTCCTTCATTCCGGTCCAGCTCAACTGGCACAGGGACCAGACGGGCTCTTGGGGCGGGCTGGACCTGACTAACAACCTGGCCAACTGGACGCCCTGGGAGGAGGACGTTTGGGAACCCGACGTGAGGGCAGAGAACTGTGACTCCAGCCTGAATCGAACCTACGCCATCTCTTCCTCGCTCGTCAGCTTCTACATCCCCGTGGCCATCATGATCGTGACCTACACGCGCATCTACCGCATCGCCCAGGTGCAGATCCGCAGGATTTCCTCCCTGGAGAGGGCAGCAGAGCATGCGCAGAGCTGCCGGAGCAGCGCAGCCTGCGCACCAGACACCAGCCTGCGCGCTTCCATCAAGAAGGAAACCAAGGTTTTCAAGACCCTGTCCGTGATCATGGGGGTCTTCGTGTGTTGCTGGCTGCCCTTCTTCATCCTTAACTGCATGGTCCCTTTCTGCAGTGGACACCCGGAAGGCCCTCCGGCCGGCTTCCCCTGCGTCAGTGAGACCACCTTCGACGTCTTCGTCTGGTTCGGTTGGGCCAACTCCTCACTCAACCCCATCATCTATGCCTTCAACGCCGACTTCCGGAAGGTGTTTGCCCAGCTGCTGGGGTGCAGCCACGTCTGCTCCCGCACGCCGGTGAAGACGGTGAACATCAGCAATGAGCTCATCTCCTACAACCAAGACACCGTCTTCCACAAGGAAATCGCAGCTGCCTACATCCACATGATGCCCAACGCTGTTACCCCCGGTGACCCAGAGGTGGACAacgatgaggaggaggagggtccTTTCGATCGCATGTCCCAAATCTATCAGACATCCCCAGATGGTGACCCTGTTGCAGAGTCTATCTGGGAGCTGGACTGCGAGGGGGAGATTTCTTTAGGCAAAATAACACCTTTCACCCCAAATGGATTCCATTAA